In a genomic window of Colius striatus isolate bColStr4 chromosome 2, bColStr4.1.hap1, whole genome shotgun sequence:
- the E2F6 gene encoding transcription factor E2F6 isoform X3: MASPAKWERLRPLRPDTLLVSEFSRFRLCLRKTDCSYVFEFSLNISGAQPPMINLNVDSGVKFVKRTLKVRKPRFDASLVYLTRKFMDLVKTAPDGVLDLNEVATTLGVRKRRVYDITNVLDGIHLIQKRSKNLIQWVGSNLDQVVGKAPEQENLKDEISDLSAMEEALDELIKDCAHQLFELTDDKENAKLAYVTYQDIRSIQAFQEQIVIAIKAPEETKLEIPIPKEDCIKVHVKSTKGPIDVYLCEVEQQKSGAKTSEDTDTISLETEPSVPSDQVHLQWNKWTFED; the protein is encoded by the exons ATGGCCAGTCCTGCCAAGTGGGAGCGTCTGAGGCCGCTGCGGCCCGACACGCTGCTTGTGAGTGAG TTCAGTAGGTTTCGTCTGTGTTTGAGAAAAACAGACTGCAGTTACGTATTCGAGTTTTCTCTGAACATCAGTGGTGCTCAG ccaCCAATGATCAACCTGAATGTGGACAGTGGTGTAAAGTTTGTGAAAA GAACTCTGAAAGTCAGAAAGCCTCGATTTGATGCATCCTTGGTGTATTTGACCCGAAAATTCATGGATCTTGTCAAAACAGCCCCAGATGGCGTCCTTGATTTAAATGAAGTAGCAACAACACTTGGAGTACGGAAACGAAGAGTGTATGATATCACCAATGTGTTGGATGGAATCCACTTAATTCAGAAAAGATCTAAGAATCTTATCCAGTGGGT AGGTTCTAATCTTGACCAAGTTGTTGGAAAAGCACCAGAGCAAGAAAATCTTAAAGATGAAATTTCTGACTTGTCAGCCATGGAAGAAGCTCTGGATGAATTAATCAAGGACTGTGCTCATCAGTTGTTTGAACTAACAGatgacaaagaaaatgcaaaa CTAGCTTATGTGACATATCAAGATATCCGTAGTATTCAGGCGTTTCAAGAACAGATTGTGATTGCAATCAAAGCTCCAGAGGAAACCAAGCTGGAAATACCAATTCCTAAAGAA GATTGCATAAAGGTACATGTGAAGAGCACAAAAGGACCCATCGATGTGTATCTATGTGAAGTGGAACAACAGAAGTCAGGTGCCAAAACTTCTGAAGATACAGACACCATCAGTCTGGAAACTGAGCCCTCAGTCCCTTCTGATCAAG TGCACCTTCAGTGGAACAAATGGACTTTTGAAGATTAA
- the E2F6 gene encoding transcription factor E2F6 isoform X2, whose amino-acid sequence MASPAKWERLRPLRPDTLLVSEFSRFRLCLRKTDCSYVFEFSLNISGAQPPMINLNVDSGVKFVKRTLKVRKPRFDASLVYLTRKFMDLVKTAPDGVLDLNEVATTLGVRKRRVYDITNVLDGIHLIQKRSKNLIQGSNLDQVVGKAPEQENLKDEISDLSAMEEALDELIKDCAHQLFELTDDKENAKLAYVTYQDIRSIQAFQEQIVIAIKAPEETKLEIPIPKEDCIKVHVKSTKGPIDVYLCEVEQQKSGAKTSEDTDTISLETEPSVPSDQVRSPGEVKKTKPPEMTE is encoded by the exons ATGGCCAGTCCTGCCAAGTGGGAGCGTCTGAGGCCGCTGCGGCCCGACACGCTGCTTGTGAGTGAG TTCAGTAGGTTTCGTCTGTGTTTGAGAAAAACAGACTGCAGTTACGTATTCGAGTTTTCTCTGAACATCAGTGGTGCTCAG ccaCCAATGATCAACCTGAATGTGGACAGTGGTGTAAAGTTTGTGAAAA GAACTCTGAAAGTCAGAAAGCCTCGATTTGATGCATCCTTGGTGTATTTGACCCGAAAATTCATGGATCTTGTCAAAACAGCCCCAGATGGCGTCCTTGATTTAAATGAAGTAGCAACAACACTTGGAGTACGGAAACGAAGAGTGTATGATATCACCAATGTGTTGGATGGAATCCACTTAATTCAGAAAAGATCTAAGAATCTTATCCA AGGTTCTAATCTTGACCAAGTTGTTGGAAAAGCACCAGAGCAAGAAAATCTTAAAGATGAAATTTCTGACTTGTCAGCCATGGAAGAAGCTCTGGATGAATTAATCAAGGACTGTGCTCATCAGTTGTTTGAACTAACAGatgacaaagaaaatgcaaaa CTAGCTTATGTGACATATCAAGATATCCGTAGTATTCAGGCGTTTCAAGAACAGATTGTGATTGCAATCAAAGCTCCAGAGGAAACCAAGCTGGAAATACCAATTCCTAAAGAA GATTGCATAAAGGTACATGTGAAGAGCACAAAAGGACCCATCGATGTGTATCTATGTGAAGTGGAACAACAGAAGTCAGGTGCCAAAACTTCTGAAGATACAGACACCATCAGTCTGGAAACTGAGCCCTCAGTCCCTTCTGATCAAG TGAGATCTCCGggggaagtaaaaaaaaccaaaccacctgAGATGACAGAATAA
- the E2F6 gene encoding transcription factor E2F6 isoform X1, translating into MASPAKWERLRPLRPDTLLVSEFSRFRLCLRKTDCSYVFEFSLNISGAQPPMINLNVDSGVKFVKRTLKVRKPRFDASLVYLTRKFMDLVKTAPDGVLDLNEVATTLGVRKRRVYDITNVLDGIHLIQKRSKNLIQWVGSNLDQVVGKAPEQENLKDEISDLSAMEEALDELIKDCAHQLFELTDDKENAKLAYVTYQDIRSIQAFQEQIVIAIKAPEETKLEIPIPKEDCIKVHVKSTKGPIDVYLCEVEQQKSGAKTSEDTDTISLETEPSVPSDQVRSPGEVKKTKPPEMTE; encoded by the exons ATGGCCAGTCCTGCCAAGTGGGAGCGTCTGAGGCCGCTGCGGCCCGACACGCTGCTTGTGAGTGAG TTCAGTAGGTTTCGTCTGTGTTTGAGAAAAACAGACTGCAGTTACGTATTCGAGTTTTCTCTGAACATCAGTGGTGCTCAG ccaCCAATGATCAACCTGAATGTGGACAGTGGTGTAAAGTTTGTGAAAA GAACTCTGAAAGTCAGAAAGCCTCGATTTGATGCATCCTTGGTGTATTTGACCCGAAAATTCATGGATCTTGTCAAAACAGCCCCAGATGGCGTCCTTGATTTAAATGAAGTAGCAACAACACTTGGAGTACGGAAACGAAGAGTGTATGATATCACCAATGTGTTGGATGGAATCCACTTAATTCAGAAAAGATCTAAGAATCTTATCCAGTGGGT AGGTTCTAATCTTGACCAAGTTGTTGGAAAAGCACCAGAGCAAGAAAATCTTAAAGATGAAATTTCTGACTTGTCAGCCATGGAAGAAGCTCTGGATGAATTAATCAAGGACTGTGCTCATCAGTTGTTTGAACTAACAGatgacaaagaaaatgcaaaa CTAGCTTATGTGACATATCAAGATATCCGTAGTATTCAGGCGTTTCAAGAACAGATTGTGATTGCAATCAAAGCTCCAGAGGAAACCAAGCTGGAAATACCAATTCCTAAAGAA GATTGCATAAAGGTACATGTGAAGAGCACAAAAGGACCCATCGATGTGTATCTATGTGAAGTGGAACAACAGAAGTCAGGTGCCAAAACTTCTGAAGATACAGACACCATCAGTCTGGAAACTGAGCCCTCAGTCCCTTCTGATCAAG TGAGATCTCCGggggaagtaaaaaaaaccaaaccacctgAGATGACAGAATAA
- the E2F6 gene encoding transcription factor E2F6 isoform X5: MASPAKWERLRPLRPDTLLPPMINLNVDSGVKFVKRTLKVRKPRFDASLVYLTRKFMDLVKTAPDGVLDLNEVATTLGVRKRRVYDITNVLDGIHLIQKRSKNLIQWVGSNLDQVVGKAPEQENLKDEISDLSAMEEALDELIKDCAHQLFELTDDKENAKLAYVTYQDIRSIQAFQEQIVIAIKAPEETKLEIPIPKEDCIKVHVKSTKGPIDVYLCEVEQQKSGAKTSEDTDTISLETEPSVPSDQVRSPGEVKKTKPPEMTE, from the exons ATGGCCAGTCCTGCCAAGTGGGAGCGTCTGAGGCCGCTGCGGCCCGACACGCTGCTT ccaCCAATGATCAACCTGAATGTGGACAGTGGTGTAAAGTTTGTGAAAA GAACTCTGAAAGTCAGAAAGCCTCGATTTGATGCATCCTTGGTGTATTTGACCCGAAAATTCATGGATCTTGTCAAAACAGCCCCAGATGGCGTCCTTGATTTAAATGAAGTAGCAACAACACTTGGAGTACGGAAACGAAGAGTGTATGATATCACCAATGTGTTGGATGGAATCCACTTAATTCAGAAAAGATCTAAGAATCTTATCCAGTGGGT AGGTTCTAATCTTGACCAAGTTGTTGGAAAAGCACCAGAGCAAGAAAATCTTAAAGATGAAATTTCTGACTTGTCAGCCATGGAAGAAGCTCTGGATGAATTAATCAAGGACTGTGCTCATCAGTTGTTTGAACTAACAGatgacaaagaaaatgcaaaa CTAGCTTATGTGACATATCAAGATATCCGTAGTATTCAGGCGTTTCAAGAACAGATTGTGATTGCAATCAAAGCTCCAGAGGAAACCAAGCTGGAAATACCAATTCCTAAAGAA GATTGCATAAAGGTACATGTGAAGAGCACAAAAGGACCCATCGATGTGTATCTATGTGAAGTGGAACAACAGAAGTCAGGTGCCAAAACTTCTGAAGATACAGACACCATCAGTCTGGAAACTGAGCCCTCAGTCCCTTCTGATCAAG TGAGATCTCCGggggaagtaaaaaaaaccaaaccacctgAGATGACAGAATAA
- the E2F6 gene encoding transcription factor E2F6 isoform X4 → MASPAKWERLRPLRPDTLLVSEPPMINLNVDSGVKFVKRTLKVRKPRFDASLVYLTRKFMDLVKTAPDGVLDLNEVATTLGVRKRRVYDITNVLDGIHLIQKRSKNLIQWVGSNLDQVVGKAPEQENLKDEISDLSAMEEALDELIKDCAHQLFELTDDKENAKLAYVTYQDIRSIQAFQEQIVIAIKAPEETKLEIPIPKEDCIKVHVKSTKGPIDVYLCEVEQQKSGAKTSEDTDTISLETEPSVPSDQVRSPGEVKKTKPPEMTE, encoded by the exons ATGGCCAGTCCTGCCAAGTGGGAGCGTCTGAGGCCGCTGCGGCCCGACACGCTGCTTGTGAGTGAG ccaCCAATGATCAACCTGAATGTGGACAGTGGTGTAAAGTTTGTGAAAA GAACTCTGAAAGTCAGAAAGCCTCGATTTGATGCATCCTTGGTGTATTTGACCCGAAAATTCATGGATCTTGTCAAAACAGCCCCAGATGGCGTCCTTGATTTAAATGAAGTAGCAACAACACTTGGAGTACGGAAACGAAGAGTGTATGATATCACCAATGTGTTGGATGGAATCCACTTAATTCAGAAAAGATCTAAGAATCTTATCCAGTGGGT AGGTTCTAATCTTGACCAAGTTGTTGGAAAAGCACCAGAGCAAGAAAATCTTAAAGATGAAATTTCTGACTTGTCAGCCATGGAAGAAGCTCTGGATGAATTAATCAAGGACTGTGCTCATCAGTTGTTTGAACTAACAGatgacaaagaaaatgcaaaa CTAGCTTATGTGACATATCAAGATATCCGTAGTATTCAGGCGTTTCAAGAACAGATTGTGATTGCAATCAAAGCTCCAGAGGAAACCAAGCTGGAAATACCAATTCCTAAAGAA GATTGCATAAAGGTACATGTGAAGAGCACAAAAGGACCCATCGATGTGTATCTATGTGAAGTGGAACAACAGAAGTCAGGTGCCAAAACTTCTGAAGATACAGACACCATCAGTCTGGAAACTGAGCCCTCAGTCCCTTCTGATCAAG TGAGATCTCCGggggaagtaaaaaaaaccaaaccacctgAGATGACAGAATAA
- the E2F6 gene encoding transcription factor E2F6 isoform X6: MINLNVDSGVKFVKRTLKVRKPRFDASLVYLTRKFMDLVKTAPDGVLDLNEVATTLGVRKRRVYDITNVLDGIHLIQKRSKNLIQWVGSNLDQVVGKAPEQENLKDEISDLSAMEEALDELIKDCAHQLFELTDDKENAKLAYVTYQDIRSIQAFQEQIVIAIKAPEETKLEIPIPKEDCIKVHVKSTKGPIDVYLCEVEQQKSGAKTSEDTDTISLETEPSVPSDQVRSPGEVKKTKPPEMTE, translated from the exons ATGATCAACCTGAATGTGGACAGTGGTGTAAAGTTTGTGAAAA GAACTCTGAAAGTCAGAAAGCCTCGATTTGATGCATCCTTGGTGTATTTGACCCGAAAATTCATGGATCTTGTCAAAACAGCCCCAGATGGCGTCCTTGATTTAAATGAAGTAGCAACAACACTTGGAGTACGGAAACGAAGAGTGTATGATATCACCAATGTGTTGGATGGAATCCACTTAATTCAGAAAAGATCTAAGAATCTTATCCAGTGGGT AGGTTCTAATCTTGACCAAGTTGTTGGAAAAGCACCAGAGCAAGAAAATCTTAAAGATGAAATTTCTGACTTGTCAGCCATGGAAGAAGCTCTGGATGAATTAATCAAGGACTGTGCTCATCAGTTGTTTGAACTAACAGatgacaaagaaaatgcaaaa CTAGCTTATGTGACATATCAAGATATCCGTAGTATTCAGGCGTTTCAAGAACAGATTGTGATTGCAATCAAAGCTCCAGAGGAAACCAAGCTGGAAATACCAATTCCTAAAGAA GATTGCATAAAGGTACATGTGAAGAGCACAAAAGGACCCATCGATGTGTATCTATGTGAAGTGGAACAACAGAAGTCAGGTGCCAAAACTTCTGAAGATACAGACACCATCAGTCTGGAAACTGAGCCCTCAGTCCCTTCTGATCAAG TGAGATCTCCGggggaagtaaaaaaaaccaaaccacctgAGATGACAGAATAA